In Lacrimispora indolis DSM 755, a genomic segment contains:
- a CDS encoding desulfoferrodoxin family protein: protein MKFLKCNRCGNIVAVVEEKGGTITCCGENMHELVANTTDAATEKHVPVIEIDGQHVTVTVGSVEHPMLPEHYIGWIALETKQGNQRKVLSPGEKPVAEFMLCDGDEVVSAYEYCNLHGLWKADK from the coding sequence ATGAAGTTTTTAAAGTGTAACCGTTGTGGCAATATTGTGGCGGTTGTAGAGGAAAAAGGCGGTACGATTACATGTTGCGGAGAAAATATGCACGAGTTGGTAGCTAATACAACAGATGCTGCAACAGAGAAACACGTTCCTGTAATTGAGATTGACGGACAGCATGTAACGGTTACGGTTGGTTCCGTTGAGCATCCAATGCTTCCTGAGCATTACATAGGCTGGATCGCATTAGAGACCAAGCAGGGCAATCAGAGAAAGGTATTAAGCCCGGGAGAGAAACCGGTTGCTGAATTCATGCTTTGCGACGGAGATGAAGTGGTTTCTGCATACGAGTACTGTAACCTTCACGGATTATGGAAAGCAGATAAATAA
- a CDS encoding DUF4317 domain-containing protein yields MNKKEANEIKKLFTPANCAISRICGCYVDAEKNKRTEIKEAFLSLPEEEAFKYFTIFRSALSGTMGKNMVNMEFPLHTEEEGGTQNFLLKLRDSQLKDDVLIEEFYDKVIASYDFGENFYIILIHCAYDIPARSSDGLEMYDASDFVYEFLQCTICPVKLSKAGLCYNTEANVIENRSRDWIVEAPDTGFLFPAFTDRNTDIHSLLYYAKNPEQMPERLIDELLGCIIPMSAKSQKETFQAIVEETLGDNCDFETVKSLHENLNEILEETKDEPAPFTLDKYQMKRLLENNGASQEKLEEFEQRYGENEEQSVPPFLATNVVNTRSFEIKTADVSIKVAPDKTHLVENRMIDGRPCIVIGISEHVEINGITVRPIGAERTPELEE; encoded by the coding sequence ATGAATAAGAAAGAAGCCAATGAAATAAAGAAACTTTTTACTCCGGCCAACTGCGCCATCAGCCGTATCTGCGGCTGCTATGTGGACGCGGAAAAGAACAAACGGACGGAGATTAAGGAGGCATTTTTATCCCTCCCGGAGGAAGAGGCGTTTAAGTACTTCACCATTTTCAGAAGCGCCCTGTCAGGAACCATGGGCAAAAATATGGTCAATATGGAATTTCCCTTACATACGGAGGAAGAGGGCGGAACCCAGAATTTCCTTTTAAAGCTCCGGGACAGCCAGTTAAAGGATGATGTGCTGATTGAGGAATTCTATGATAAGGTCATTGCAAGCTACGATTTTGGCGAAAATTTTTACATCATCCTCATCCATTGTGCCTACGACATTCCCGCAAGGTCCTCAGATGGCCTGGAAATGTATGATGCCTCGGATTTTGTTTATGAATTCCTCCAGTGCACCATTTGTCCGGTAAAGCTGTCAAAGGCAGGCCTTTGCTACAATACTGAGGCAAATGTGATCGAAAACCGCAGCAGGGACTGGATCGTAGAGGCTCCTGATACCGGATTTTTATTTCCGGCCTTTACGGACAGAAATACAGATATCCACAGCCTTTTATACTATGCCAAAAACCCGGAGCAAATGCCGGAGCGCCTGATCGACGAGCTGCTTGGCTGTATCATACCCATGTCAGCCAAAAGCCAGAAGGAGACGTTCCAGGCCATTGTGGAAGAAACCCTGGGAGATAACTGCGATTTTGAGACAGTCAAAAGCCTTCATGAAAACTTAAATGAGATCTTAGAGGAAACAAAGGATGAACCGGCCCCCTTTACCCTGGACAAGTACCAGATGAAACGGCTTTTGGAGAACAACGGAGCCAGCCAGGAAAAGCTGGAAGAATTTGAACAGCGCTATGGGGAGAACGAAGAACAGTCAGTACCCCCCTTCCTTGCCACCAATGTGGTCAATACCAGAAGCTTTGAGATCAAAACTGCGGATGTAAGCATCAAGGTAGCGCCTGATAAGACTCATTTGGTGGAAAACCGGATGATCGACGGCCGTCCTTGCATCGTGATCGGCATCAGCGAGCATGTGGAAATCAACGGAATCACCGTAAGACCCATTGGAGCAGAGCGGACACCAGAACTGGAAGAATAA
- a CDS encoding acyltransferase: MGKLQMTILAFMAISGCSHIRRQLRDRDYIRQLFLGNAAGKSRILYLDYVRLTAAVFVILVHCLDFSTAELPEGTAAWVAAQSLSSVLLVCNTLFIMNSGALILRGQKEGFMTFYYKRFLQVALPFFCYYCIYILLSCQYFNSGFISGAAKALKDMAAGPIDWAPHLWVIYVILSLYILAPFFAILLKQLTDSMLHGLSVLILLFGCLAVYLPAMGLPLNLELMISPWEGVFLLGYYFSQPISLKYRKAWWGLGIASCLFTILCVSLRPDYKAILLAKGAPAMTITGGAVFLLLRSLENRLPKPGLLMGFLIRYSYSILLVHWAILYFVRERLPIPWPAFGMAGSTILSFVLVLVLSAGAAFLFDQTVVLCVQSLFKGLARPFKNQ; the protein is encoded by the coding sequence ATGGGAAAATTACAGATGACAATACTGGCTTTTATGGCAATTTCCGGCTGCAGCCATATCAGGCGGCAGCTCCGGGACAGAGATTACATAAGGCAGCTGTTTTTAGGAAATGCCGCCGGAAAAAGCAGGATCCTCTATCTGGATTATGTGCGCCTGACTGCTGCCGTTTTTGTCATTTTGGTCCACTGCCTGGATTTTTCCACGGCTGAACTCCCGGAAGGAACAGCGGCCTGGGTGGCAGCACAGTCTCTTTCCTCCGTCCTTTTGGTCTGCAACACCCTGTTTATCATGAACAGCGGCGCTTTGATCCTAAGAGGGCAAAAGGAGGGGTTCATGACCTTTTATTATAAAAGATTTCTTCAGGTGGCTCTTCCCTTTTTCTGCTACTACTGTATCTATATCCTGCTTTCCTGCCAGTATTTCAATTCCGGATTTATAAGCGGGGCCGCAAAAGCCTTAAAGGATATGGCGGCAGGCCCCATCGACTGGGCGCCCCATTTATGGGTGATCTATGTCATTTTATCCCTCTATATCCTGGCCCCGTTTTTTGCCATACTTTTAAAGCAGCTGACCGATTCCATGCTGCATGGGCTGTCGGTCCTGATTCTGCTCTTTGGCTGCCTGGCAGTTTATCTGCCTGCCATGGGCCTGCCCCTAAATCTTGAGCTGATGATCAGTCCATGGGAAGGAGTATTTTTGCTTGGATACTACTTCTCCCAGCCTATTTCTTTAAAATACAGGAAAGCCTGGTGGGGGCTTGGCATTGCCTCCTGCCTCTTTACCATCCTGTGCGTTTCCCTCCGGCCTGATTACAAGGCCATTCTATTGGCAAAGGGCGCTCCGGCCATGACGATTACAGGAGGAGCAGTTTTTCTTCTGCTCCGTTCCCTGGAAAACCGGCTTCCAAAACCAGGGCTTCTCATGGGCTTTCTGATCCGGTACAGTTATTCCATCCTGCTGGTCCACTGGGCGATTCTCTATTTTGTCAGGGAACGGCTTCCCATACCCTGGCCTGCCTTTGGAATGGCCGGCAGCACCATCCTGTCCTTTGTCCTGGTGCTGGTTTTATCAGCCGGAGCTGCTTTTCTCTTTGACCAGACCGTGGTCCTTTGCGTTCAAAGCCTTTTTAAAGGTCTGGCCCGGCCATTTAAGAACCAATGA
- a CDS encoding response regulator transcription factor has translation MYKVIVVEDETMVRRGIILTINWAALDCVIAGEAANGEEGAHLAERLSPDIIVTDVKMPRMDGVEMITKLRAEGCKARFIILTAYGDFKYAQSALRLGVSDYLLKPLKDGDLEQAILHIRSQMEQGMEKAAGEEAAPVLRFNADKKSKNKYVDEATKYIRMHYQENITISTVAEYLEISEGYLSRVLKKETDYTFTSYLTLYRMQVAMSLLKDCRVKVYEVADQVGYSDTAYFSVQFKKLLGVSPSEYQERCGK, from the coding sequence ATGTATAAGGTCATAGTTGTGGAAGATGAAACAATGGTCCGCCGGGGAATCATTTTGACCATTAACTGGGCGGCTCTGGACTGTGTCATAGCCGGCGAGGCTGCCAACGGGGAGGAAGGCGCTCATTTGGCAGAACGGCTTTCCCCGGACATTATCGTAACGGATGTGAAGATGCCCCGCATGGACGGGGTAGAGATGATCACCAAGCTGCGGGCAGAAGGGTGTAAAGCCAGGTTCATTATCCTGACTGCTTACGGGGATTTTAAATACGCTCAAAGCGCACTGCGTCTGGGGGTCAGTGATTACCTCTTAAAACCCTTAAAGGATGGAGATTTAGAGCAGGCCATCCTTCATATCAGGAGCCAGATGGAGCAGGGTATGGAAAAGGCGGCAGGTGAGGAGGCGGCACCGGTGCTCCGTTTTAATGCGGACAAGAAATCAAAAAACAAATATGTGGATGAAGCCACAAAGTACATCCGGATGCATTATCAGGAGAACATCACCATCAGTACGGTGGCGGAATACTTAGAAATCAGCGAAGGGTATTTAAGCCGTGTGCTGAAAAAAGAAACGGATTATACCTTTACCAGCTATCTCACCCTTTACCGGATGCAGGTAGCCATGTCCCTGCTAAAGGACTGCCGGGTCAAGGTTTATGAGGTGGCGGACCAGGTGGGGTATTCGGACACAGCCTATTTCAGCGTGCAGTTTAAAAAGCTTTTGGGGGTATCGCCCTCAGAATACCAAGAACGATGCGGTAAGTGA
- a CDS encoding extracellular solute-binding protein: MKLFKGIKGKWPAVWALSLICCFLLSSCQPETGEPPMLSHSDLVVYTVQEKGICEPVVKEFEERTGLNVKVVTGSSEELLKTLEDSSGPYGDGGEIWDVVFGVGIETLEEKKEYWQAYESPEISTIAGAFRCQDHKWTSFSACPLVIMYNTNVVTYREVPEGWISLLEPRWKGRVAFMDPGRSDIYSSALAAAVYTYRGEGDYMEHLADNLEYGSLFSLSEVNSGILDGRYSLGVTIEGAAHALRSSGADVDYIYPKEGTTVLPEGTAIVNGCPRPEAARRFVDFTVSKDVQRILVSDLNRRSVRMDVPPLPGLSPVNRLPVINMDLKELSRGKKEILKQWNGVLSLHKRRAGG, from the coding sequence ATGAAACTTTTTAAGGGTATCAAAGGAAAATGGCCGGCGGTCTGGGCATTGTCTCTTATTTGCTGTTTCCTGCTGTCTTCCTGCCAGCCGGAAACGGGAGAGCCGCCCATGCTTTCCCATTCTGATCTGGTGGTTTATACGGTTCAGGAGAAAGGGATCTGTGAGCCTGTTGTCAAGGAGTTTGAGGAGCGCACCGGCTTGAACGTCAAGGTGGTAACCGGGTCCTCAGAGGAGCTTTTAAAAACTCTGGAGGACAGCAGCGGCCCATACGGCGATGGCGGAGAAATTTGGGATGTGGTATTTGGTGTGGGAATTGAGACCCTGGAAGAGAAAAAGGAATACTGGCAGGCTTATGAAAGTCCTGAAATTTCAACCATAGCCGGGGCGTTCCGTTGTCAGGACCATAAGTGGACCAGCTTTTCCGCCTGTCCTTTGGTCATCATGTACAACACCAATGTGGTGACATACCGGGAGGTGCCGGAAGGCTGGATCAGCCTGTTGGAGCCAAGATGGAAAGGCCGGGTGGCTTTTATGGATCCCGGACGGTCTGATATCTATTCCTCGGCTCTGGCGGCAGCTGTTTATACATACCGGGGAGAGGGAGACTATATGGAGCATCTGGCGGATAACCTGGAATACGGAAGCCTTTTCAGCTTATCTGAGGTGAATTCCGGCATTCTGGACGGCAGGTATTCCCTTGGGGTAACCATAGAGGGAGCAGCCCATGCCCTGCGCTCCTCAGGAGCGGATGTGGACTACATTTACCCAAAAGAGGGGACAACGGTGCTTCCGGAGGGAACGGCCATTGTAAACGGCTGCCCCCGCCCGGAGGCAGCCAGGCGTTTTGTGGATTTCACCGTCAGTAAGGATGTCCAGAGGATCCTTGTTTCGGATTTAAACAGGCGCTCTGTGCGCATGGATGTGCCTCCTCTTCCCGGACTTTCCCCAGTGAACAGGCTTCCTGTTATTAATATGGATTTAAAGGAGCTGTCCCGGGGGAAAAAGGAGATTTTAAAACAATGGAATGGGGTCCTGTCTTTGCATAAAAGGAGGGCCGGAGGATGA
- a CDS encoding histidine kinase: protein MKWYRGFSFKTRVFFGCLLVALVPLTFSSVVVTRLFTASINRQMAAEGNRQLEEVSTKLTQLFENCEKACEAFTADGTAARVMIDKDAIEMQKDLYLSLYQAVQEIYSSAQFSIYDSGGKLRFTTDTASKNSSLPVRWGLLRKAQGEKGITYYRTDPYLPETDKNTLMQGAYSLENSHGARTGYVVLDFSRENFDNLLNGFYSSGDTFLLLDSHQRPIYCSRPEYGDEEINDIILHGVAGQEGEKGRGVYTRYFWTMEPSHGIYVILRRSAPVSAGAIRTMGTVSILLSALGLILCLMISGALSRGIAQPVSQLDKAMAKVKKGDLSIRIHTNRQDELGRLTESFNQMTGDLQKYLEDTVQKQKDLNKTTIKLYQTQLNPHFLYNTLDTIKWNARINQIPEIAILAENLAVILRKSISSRPFITLKEELETIESYIQIQKIRFTGRFLYETEIPDQLEDCMVPRMLLQPLVENAIIHGLDGCENGYICIFADQKDGVLSISITDDGCGMDQEMVDWINSDNPLKRDGHLGLYNVIRILKIYYGQEYGIRAEVTKEGTTIALRLPVQREVTDV from the coding sequence ATGAAGTGGTACCGAGGGTTTTCTTTTAAAACACGGGTGTTTTTTGGCTGTCTGCTGGTAGCTCTGGTGCCTCTTACCTTTTCGAGCGTGGTAGTGACCAGGCTTTTTACTGCATCCATTAACAGACAGATGGCGGCGGAAGGAAACCGGCAGCTGGAGGAGGTCAGCACAAAGCTCACCCAGTTATTTGAAAACTGCGAAAAAGCCTGTGAAGCGTTTACAGCAGACGGAACAGCAGCCAGGGTGATGATCGATAAGGATGCCATTGAGATGCAGAAGGATTTGTACTTATCTTTATATCAGGCGGTTCAGGAAATATACAGCAGCGCCCAGTTCAGCATTTATGATTCAGGGGGAAAGCTTCGTTTTACAACGGATACTGCTTCTAAAAACAGCTCCCTCCCTGTTCGTTGGGGGCTTTTAAGGAAGGCTCAGGGGGAGAAGGGAATTACCTATTACAGGACTGATCCCTATCTTCCGGAAACGGATAAAAACACCCTGATGCAGGGAGCCTATTCTCTGGAAAATTCCCATGGAGCCAGAACCGGATATGTGGTTCTGGATTTTTCCCGGGAGAATTTTGACAATTTGCTAAATGGCTTTTATTCCTCAGGGGATACGTTCCTGCTGCTGGATTCCCACCAGAGGCCCATTTACTGCTCAAGACCGGAGTATGGGGATGAGGAGATCAACGACATCATCCTTCATGGAGTGGCCGGACAGGAGGGAGAAAAGGGAAGGGGAGTGTATACCAGATATTTTTGGACCATGGAACCCTCCCATGGAATCTATGTCATCTTAAGGCGTTCCGCACCAGTCAGTGCCGGGGCCATCCGCACCATGGGCACAGTAAGCATTCTGTTATCTGCTTTGGGGCTGATCCTCTGCCTGATGATTTCCGGTGCTCTCTCCAGAGGCATTGCCCAGCCGGTGAGCCAGCTGGATAAGGCTATGGCAAAGGTAAAAAAAGGTGATTTATCCATCCGCATTCATACAAACAGACAGGATGAGCTGGGAAGGCTGACGGAAAGCTTTAACCAGATGACAGGGGATCTGCAGAAATATTTAGAAGACACAGTTCAAAAGCAAAAGGATTTAAATAAGACCACCATCAAACTGTATCAGACCCAGTTAAACCCCCATTTTCTCTATAATACCCTGGACACCATTAAATGGAATGCCAGGATCAATCAGATCCCGGAAATCGCCATTTTGGCGGAGAATTTAGCGGTAATCCTGCGGAAGAGCATTTCCAGCCGCCCCTTCATCACCTTGAAGGAGGAGCTGGAAACCATTGAAAGCTATATACAGATCCAAAAAATCCGTTTTACGGGGCGGTTCCTCTATGAAACCGAGATACCGGACCAGCTGGAGGATTGTATGGTGCCCAGAATGCTTTTGCAGCCATTGGTGGAGAATGCCATCATCCATGGGCTGGATGGGTGCGAAAACGGATACATCTGCATTTTTGCAGACCAGAAAGACGGAGTGTTAAGCATTTCCATCACAGATGACGGGTGTGGGATGGATCAGGAAATGGTGGACTGGATCAACAGTGACAATCCCCTTAAAAGGGATGGGCACCTGGGTCTTTACAATGTGATCCGCATACTGAAAATCTATTACGGCCAGGAATACGGGATCAGGGCGGAGGTAACAAAGGAGGGAACCACCATTGCCTTAAGGCTGCCGGTCCAGAGGGAGGTTACGGATGTATAA